A section of the Deltaproteobacteria bacterium genome encodes:
- a CDS encoding pyridoxal phosphate-dependent aminotransferase yields the protein MSDDQSIHAFRPVPRTGVIFVTTEAQKRGYRGGDASWCNLGQGQPETGELPGAPARIHAVDTAVDDLEYAPVPGIWELREAIAGLYNRLYRKGMPSQYSAENVSVCGGGRASLTRAAAALGQVNLGHFLPDYTAYEELLDIFKNFTSIPILLEGERGYGFTADDLRKEILGRGLSALLLSNPCNPTGKLVQGEELSRWVKVARELDCALLVDEFYSHYVWTARPGQLPVESCARYVEDVNRDPVVIFDGLTKNWRYPGWRTTWTVGPKQVIDAVASAGSFLDGGGSRPLQRAAIPLMEDEYVRKETMATHAVFREKRDRLLSRLERIGIRTDRAPDGTFYVWGNVSGLPAPLNEGMGFFRAALERKIITVPGEFFDVNPGKRRSMRGSRFKGYVRFSFGPSLSVVERAAGILEEMVSDATKAA from the coding sequence GTGAGCGACGACCAATCCATCCACGCCTTCCGCCCGGTTCCACGCACGGGCGTCATTTTCGTCACCACCGAGGCCCAGAAGCGCGGCTACCGCGGCGGCGACGCGAGCTGGTGCAACCTCGGTCAGGGCCAGCCCGAGACGGGCGAGCTGCCGGGCGCGCCGGCGCGCATCCACGCGGTGGACACCGCCGTCGACGACCTCGAGTACGCGCCCGTGCCCGGCATCTGGGAGCTGCGCGAGGCGATCGCGGGGCTCTACAACCGGCTCTACCGCAAGGGGATGCCCTCGCAATACTCGGCCGAGAACGTGTCGGTGTGCGGCGGCGGACGCGCGTCGCTCACGCGTGCGGCCGCGGCGCTCGGCCAGGTGAACCTCGGCCACTTCCTGCCCGACTACACCGCCTACGAAGAGCTGCTCGACATCTTCAAGAACTTCACCTCGATTCCGATCTTGCTCGAGGGCGAGCGCGGCTACGGCTTCACCGCCGACGACCTGCGCAAGGAAATCCTCGGCCGGGGCCTCTCGGCGCTGCTGCTCTCGAACCCGTGCAATCCGACCGGCAAGCTGGTGCAGGGCGAGGAGCTTTCACGCTGGGTGAAGGTGGCGCGCGAGCTCGACTGCGCGCTGCTCGTGGACGAGTTCTACTCGCACTACGTGTGGACCGCGCGCCCGGGCCAGCTGCCCGTGGAGAGCTGCGCCCGCTACGTGGAAGACGTGAACCGCGATCCGGTCGTGATCTTCGACGGGCTCACCAAGAACTGGCGCTACCCGGGTTGGCGAACGACGTGGACCGTCGGGCCGAAGCAGGTCATCGACGCGGTGGCCTCTGCGGGCAGCTTCCTCGACGGCGGCGGCTCGCGACCGCTTCAGCGCGCGGCCATTCCGCTCATGGAAGACGAGTACGTGCGCAAGGAGACCATGGCCACGCACGCCGTCTTCCGCGAGAAGCGCGATCGGCTGCTCTCCCGGCTCGAGCGCATCGGCATCCGCACCGACCGCGCGCCCGACGGCACCTTCTACGTCTGGGGCAACGTCTCCGGCCTGCCGGCGCCGTTGAACGAGGGCATGGGCTTCTTCCGCGCCGCGCTGGAGCGAAAGATCATCACCGTCCCCGGCGAGTTCTTCGACGTGAACCCGGGCAAGCGCCGCAGCATGCGCGGCTCGCGCTTCAAGGGCTACGTCCGCTTCTCGTTCGGCCCCAGCCTCTCCGTGGTGGAGAGGGCCGCGGGGATCCTCGAGGAGATGGTGTCGGACGCGACGAAGGCAGCTTAA
- a CDS encoding glycogen debranching enzyme family protein gives MPADTREWLVANGLGGYAFGPATGGPTRSYHALLVSALEPPQGREISVQHVEEHAVIGRHDVSLDADDGEHLVRFSTELGLPVWRWRIGPSELEKRLCMVHGENTTVVTYRNLGPAPVEVRLRPWLNVRGHNEPLDAQGAPLTWRASGDSLNVERPGGREIGIRAVGGRAAKTPRQTRTEVRALESKRGYGDAGPVECAGALQLALQAGEQGALVLSTGPNDIHRHGAQSLERERKRREQLGELSVAADAFLIRRPVGLEPTVVAGYPWFADWGRDTFIALEGLTLTTRRGEWARAILERFAAHTRDGLIPNHFPDGPGEIAYNTADATLWFIHALGRYEARTSDGQLAQALLPRLREIIDRHLQGTRFGIGVDPADGLLRQGAPDVQLTWMDAKVGDWVVTPRRGKAVELNALWFQALRLVGKWANDHALLRESERVRASFNERFWCELRGHLFDVVDGEQGDDASLRPNQLFALSLPEPVLARERWLAVLEAVRDALLTPFGLRTLAPSDERYRGTYAGDVRARDAAYHNGTVWPWLMGAWVDANLAFDSSSKSRLLGELQHLRDWARESGTVAEVFSGDAPHAPEGCVAQAWSVAELLRAVERCG, from the coding sequence ATGCCCGCCGACACGCGCGAGTGGCTCGTCGCCAATGGGCTCGGCGGCTACGCGTTCGGGCCCGCGACCGGTGGTCCCACGCGCAGCTACCACGCGCTGCTGGTGTCGGCGCTCGAGCCTCCGCAAGGACGCGAGATCTCCGTTCAGCACGTCGAGGAGCACGCGGTGATCGGGCGACACGATGTCTCGCTCGATGCGGACGACGGTGAGCACCTCGTCCGCTTCTCGACCGAGCTGGGACTTCCGGTTTGGCGCTGGCGAATCGGGCCGAGCGAGCTCGAGAAGCGGCTCTGCATGGTGCACGGCGAGAACACCACCGTCGTGACCTATCGCAACCTCGGGCCAGCGCCCGTCGAAGTGCGGCTGCGGCCCTGGCTGAACGTGCGAGGGCACAACGAGCCGCTCGATGCGCAAGGCGCGCCGCTGACGTGGCGCGCGAGCGGAGACTCGCTGAACGTCGAGCGGCCCGGCGGGCGCGAGATCGGCATTCGCGCGGTCGGTGGTCGAGCCGCGAAGACTCCGCGCCAGACGCGGACCGAGGTGCGCGCGCTGGAGTCGAAGCGCGGCTACGGCGATGCGGGGCCCGTCGAGTGCGCGGGTGCGTTGCAGCTTGCGCTTCAAGCGGGAGAGCAGGGCGCGCTGGTGCTGAGCACCGGACCGAACGACATCCATCGGCACGGCGCGCAGAGCCTCGAGCGCGAGCGCAAGCGGCGCGAGCAGCTCGGCGAGCTCTCGGTTGCGGCGGATGCGTTCCTCATTCGCCGGCCGGTCGGCCTGGAGCCCACGGTCGTCGCAGGCTACCCGTGGTTCGCCGATTGGGGCCGCGACACCTTCATCGCGCTCGAGGGCCTCACGCTGACCACTCGGCGTGGAGAGTGGGCGCGCGCCATCCTCGAGCGCTTCGCGGCGCACACGCGCGATGGCTTGATTCCCAATCACTTCCCCGACGGCCCGGGAGAGATCGCCTACAACACCGCCGACGCCACGCTCTGGTTCATCCACGCGCTCGGACGCTACGAAGCGCGCACGAGCGACGGCCAGCTGGCGCAGGCGCTCCTTCCCAGGCTTCGCGAGATCATCGACCGGCACCTTCAGGGCACGCGCTTCGGCATTGGCGTCGACCCGGCAGACGGCCTCCTTCGACAGGGTGCGCCCGACGTGCAACTCACGTGGATGGACGCGAAGGTCGGCGATTGGGTGGTGACGCCGCGCCGCGGGAAGGCCGTGGAGCTCAACGCGCTCTGGTTTCAAGCACTGCGGCTCGTGGGCAAGTGGGCCAACGACCACGCGCTGCTGCGCGAGAGCGAGCGCGTGCGCGCGAGCTTCAACGAGCGCTTCTGGTGCGAGTTGCGCGGGCATCTCTTCGACGTCGTCGACGGTGAGCAGGGTGACGACGCGAGCTTGCGTCCGAATCAGCTCTTCGCGCTCTCGCTGCCGGAGCCGGTCTTGGCGCGCGAGCGGTGGCTGGCGGTGCTCGAAGCCGTTCGCGACGCGTTGCTCACGCCCTTCGGGCTGCGGACGCTCGCGCCGTCGGACGAGCGCTATCGCGGCACCTACGCAGGCGACGTGCGCGCGCGCGACGCCGCGTATCACAACGGGACCGTCTGGCCGTGGCTGATGGGCGCCTGGGTCGACGCCAACCTCGCGTTCGATTCGAGCTCGAAGTCGCGGCTGCTTGGCGAGCTTCAGCACCTTCGCGACTGGGCGCGGGAATCGGGGACGGTGGCCGAGGTCTTCAGCGGCGATGCGCCGCACGCGCCCGAGGGCTGCGTGGCGCAGGCGTGGAGCGTTGCGGAGTTGCTGCGCGCGGTCGAACGGTGCGGCTAA
- a CDS encoding GNAT family N-acetyltransferase has product MELQRASDFERQLRDRLTYPAWGQRLTPEQYLERERRLRAQAWAATAMRTWLLVEEREVLASCETFAMGARFRGEKRVVEGVASVFVEERLRGKRYASAIFEKLLPRLRDEGALASILFSDVGESIYARVGYAARPALERLFSPEAGAPANVCDAVFSESMDDLRAALADAPEPDDALLLYPSAVQLDWHIERERIYAQLVDEPRPPWHGARAGRGRAVWAGDLKNDQLVILWLAATRSDEALALIQAARRAAHGAGLSKVVLWECAWPFELAESAGGGRRVRRADSIPMIAPLVSGLDARDWGQTSRGVWI; this is encoded by the coding sequence ATGGAGCTGCAGCGCGCGAGCGACTTCGAGAGGCAGCTGCGCGATCGCCTGACGTATCCCGCCTGGGGACAGCGCCTCACCCCCGAGCAGTACCTCGAGCGCGAGAGGCGGCTGCGCGCGCAGGCCTGGGCGGCCACGGCGATGCGCACGTGGCTTCTGGTTGAGGAGCGCGAGGTGCTTGCCTCGTGCGAGACGTTCGCCATGGGCGCGCGCTTTCGCGGCGAGAAGCGCGTCGTCGAGGGCGTGGCCAGCGTGTTCGTGGAGGAGCGGCTGCGCGGCAAGCGCTACGCGAGCGCGATATTCGAAAAGCTCCTGCCCCGGCTGCGCGATGAGGGCGCGCTTGCCTCGATTCTGTTCTCGGATGTCGGTGAGTCGATCTACGCGCGCGTGGGCTACGCGGCCCGGCCGGCGCTGGAGAGGCTCTTCTCGCCGGAGGCGGGCGCGCCCGCCAACGTGTGCGACGCCGTCTTCAGCGAGTCGATGGACGACCTGCGCGCAGCGCTCGCCGACGCCCCCGAGCCAGACGACGCGCTGCTGCTCTACCCGAGCGCCGTGCAGCTCGACTGGCACATCGAGCGCGAGCGCATCTATGCCCAGCTGGTCGACGAGCCCCGGCCGCCGTGGCACGGTGCGCGCGCTGGACGCGGCCGAGCGGTCTGGGCCGGCGATCTCAAGAACGACCAGCTCGTCATCCTCTGGCTGGCGGCGACGCGGAGCGATGAGGCGCTCGCATTGATTCAGGCTGCGCGCCGTGCGGCCCACGGAGCGGGTCTGTCGAAGGTCGTGCTCTGGGAGTGCGCCTGGCCGTTCGAGCTGGCTGAGAGCGCCGGCGGTGGCCGCCGCGTTCGCCGCGCCGACTCGATTCCGATGATCGCCCCGCTCGTGTCCGGCCTCGACGCGCGCGACTGGGGCCAGACCTCGCGCGGCGTCTGGATCTGA
- a CDS encoding prohibitin family protein has translation MIQRSTRNFALALAVAAMPVSGCTCHHTSTNEVGVLTYKVPFFGAATGVQPDVKQPGATYPVPAFITDWHTFDRSLQNLVMVRDSQKGDRSGEDDIFFKTLDGNDIRVDVTVVWQIDETKVGYLLQYVGDDTAQVKEKLVRPVCRSVVRDVLNGLQSEDFYVSDKRFAKAQEAEDVLNAVLKPQGVIVSQVILGEYHFNPAYEEVIRDKKLAEQKTAGLRSQAKAAAEQSKRNLQQAIGQVNQQLATAKGGLETIELQADAQLFQNQQRAKAIVIERAAEAEAIKKQNEALASSGGKTMVKLRIAEALQGKQLIFVPSGKGGAAIQKLDVNQLIAATVAQESSAPAPAGDSSGQ, from the coding sequence ATGATCCAGCGCTCCACCCGGAACTTCGCCCTCGCGCTGGCGGTTGCCGCCATGCCGGTCTCGGGCTGCACCTGCCACCACACCAGCACCAACGAGGTGGGCGTGCTCACCTACAAGGTTCCGTTCTTTGGCGCAGCCACCGGCGTCCAGCCCGACGTGAAGCAGCCCGGCGCCACCTATCCGGTGCCCGCGTTCATCACCGACTGGCACACCTTCGACCGCTCGCTGCAGAACCTGGTGATGGTGCGCGACTCCCAGAAGGGCGACCGCAGCGGCGAGGACGACATCTTCTTCAAGACCCTCGACGGCAATGACATCCGCGTCGACGTGACCGTGGTCTGGCAGATCGACGAGACGAAGGTCGGCTACCTCCTGCAGTACGTGGGCGACGACACCGCGCAGGTGAAGGAGAAGCTGGTGCGCCCCGTGTGCCGCAGCGTGGTTCGCGACGTGCTCAACGGCCTCCAGTCGGAGGACTTCTACGTCTCTGACAAGCGCTTCGCGAAGGCCCAGGAGGCGGAGGATGTGCTCAACGCGGTCTTGAAGCCGCAGGGCGTGATCGTCTCCCAGGTGATCCTCGGCGAGTACCACTTCAACCCGGCCTACGAAGAGGTCATCCGCGACAAGAAGCTCGCCGAGCAGAAGACGGCCGGCTTGCGCTCGCAGGCCAAGGCCGCCGCGGAGCAGTCGAAGCGCAACCTCCAGCAGGCCATCGGCCAGGTGAACCAGCAGCTCGCCACCGCCAAGGGCGGGCTCGAGACCATCGAGCTCCAGGCCGACGCGCAGCTCTTCCAGAACCAGCAGCGCGCCAAGGCCATCGTCATCGAGCGCGCCGCGGAGGCCGAGGCCATCAAGAAGCAGAACGAGGCGCTCGCCTCCAGCGGCGGCAAGACCATGGTGAAGCTGCGCATCGCCGAAGCGCTGCAGGGCAAGCAGCTCATCTTCGTGCCCTCGGGCAAGGGCGGCGCCGCCATCCAGAAGCTCGACGTGAACCAGCTCATCGCGGCCACCGTGGCGCAAGAGAGCTCGGCACCGGCGCCGGCTGGCGACAGCAGCGGGCAGTAG
- a CDS encoding SPFH domain-containing protein, whose amino-acid sequence MSPTPDLKGASKRVFGTPRGRLLYLVFATAVAVLFIYNIFSVYVGPNESAIKVVTVGPGSGIQPGVLHTGLHFVGPSEHLFTFPTDLQVLNLTNDPNERSDNEDLRVPALNITTSEGYAVTVDVSVLYRIEDPFKVMTTVGRGTAYESQLVIPRAEQILRKRFGELDAEDFYNVQKREDKSKLALDDLNGELVPNGVKAMGVFVRRYSYDKAYQDAIEQRKIQDQTVFKNMAEAEMATADAERKKIEAEGEAAVKVELAKGDAEKQKLDSEAELYQRTKAAEGEKEIKLAEAEGTRLKALAYQGTGSEYQVGLKMADALKGTKVIVLPSDGEGGTNPLDLKSALKRFDVTP is encoded by the coding sequence ATGAGCCCGACGCCAGACTTGAAAGGCGCCAGCAAGCGCGTCTTCGGCACGCCACGAGGACGACTGTTGTACCTCGTGTTTGCCACGGCCGTGGCTGTATTGTTTATATACAATATCTTCAGCGTATATGTCGGTCCAAACGAGTCCGCCATCAAGGTGGTGACCGTGGGGCCGGGCTCGGGCATCCAGCCGGGCGTGCTCCACACCGGGCTGCACTTCGTGGGCCCCAGCGAGCACCTCTTCACGTTCCCCACCGACCTGCAGGTGCTCAACCTCACCAACGATCCCAACGAGCGCTCGGACAACGAGGATTTGCGGGTCCCCGCGCTGAACATCACCACCAGCGAGGGCTACGCGGTCACGGTGGACGTCTCCGTGCTGTACCGCATCGAGGATCCGTTCAAGGTAATGACCACCGTGGGCCGCGGCACCGCCTACGAGAGCCAGCTGGTGATTCCACGCGCGGAGCAGATCCTGCGCAAGCGCTTCGGCGAGCTCGACGCCGAGGACTTCTACAATGTGCAAAAGCGCGAAGATAAGTCGAAGCTCGCGCTCGATGATTTGAATGGCGAGCTGGTGCCCAACGGCGTGAAGGCCATGGGCGTGTTCGTTCGCCGGTACAGCTACGACAAGGCGTACCAGGACGCCATCGAGCAGCGGAAGATCCAGGACCAGACCGTCTTCAAGAACATGGCCGAGGCGGAGATGGCCACCGCCGACGCCGAGCGCAAGAAGATCGAGGCCGAGGGCGAGGCCGCGGTGAAGGTCGAGCTCGCCAAGGGCGACGCCGAGAAGCAGAAGCTCGACTCCGAGGCCGAGCTCTACCAGCGCACCAAGGCCGCCGAGGGCGAGAAGGAGATCAAGCTCGCCGAGGCCGAGGGCACGCGCCTCAAGGCACTGGCCTACCAGGGCACCGGCTCCGAATATCAAGTGGGCTTGAAGATGGCCGACGCGCTCAAGGGCACCAAGGTCATCGTGCTTCCCAGCGACGGTGAGGGCGGCACCAACCCGCTCGACCTCAAGAGCGCGCTCAAGCGCTTCGACGTGACGCCATGA
- a CDS encoding VOC family protein, whose translation MPNPFVHIELNTDDVAKAKQFYKAVFAWKLEDMPMGPGMTYTMLDVGKGVGGGMQAKPMPQAPTQWLPYVEVADVKATLQKAAAAGAQVVAPYMEIGEMGAIGVFVDPTGAGIGVWQTVKKPARARKPAKKAAKKATKKSAKKRR comes from the coding sequence ATGCCGAACCCGTTCGTGCACATCGAGCTGAACACCGACGACGTCGCCAAGGCCAAGCAGTTCTACAAGGCCGTCTTCGCCTGGAAGCTGGAGGACATGCCCATGGGCCCGGGCATGACCTACACCATGCTCGACGTGGGCAAGGGCGTGGGCGGCGGCATGCAGGCCAAGCCCATGCCGCAGGCGCCCACGCAGTGGCTGCCCTACGTCGAGGTCGCCGACGTGAAGGCCACGCTGCAGAAGGCCGCCGCGGCGGGCGCCCAGGTGGTGGCGCCGTACATGGAGATCGGCGAGATGGGCGCCATCGGCGTGTTCGTGGATCCCACGGGCGCCGGCATCGGCGTGTGGCAGACCGTGAAGAAGCCCGCGCGCGCCAGGAAGCCCGCCAAGAAGGCGGCGAAGAAGGCCACCAAGAAGAGCGCCAAGAAGCGCCGCTAA
- a CDS encoding 1-acyl-sn-glycerol-3-phosphate acyltransferase, with amino-acid sequence MRRAVLGLWTYVEFFGAAVFLLPAFAVVALWHRERDPGMRARGHMMRFFGRVTSSITPLWRFSVAGKAPVDVKQKGYVVVSNHASTSDPFLLSHLPFDMRFIAKEEIFKLPLLGWLMRLGGDIPLRRGDSGSVRRMFEACRRTLDAGVPVMIFPEGTRSPDGKLLPFKDGAFQLAIDAQAPLLPLALVGTHACRPKGSLWFGDARAVVKVLEPIPTAGLGPDDVPALRERCREVIQRAADELRAALSAEPVRPRAPLGSPRTV; translated from the coding sequence ATGAGACGCGCAGTGCTCGGCCTGTGGACGTACGTGGAGTTCTTTGGCGCGGCGGTGTTCCTGCTGCCTGCGTTCGCCGTGGTCGCCCTTTGGCACCGCGAGCGCGATCCGGGCATGCGTGCGCGCGGGCACATGATGCGCTTCTTCGGGCGCGTCACCTCCAGCATCACGCCGCTCTGGCGCTTCTCCGTGGCCGGAAAGGCGCCGGTGGATGTGAAACAAAAAGGTTACGTCGTCGTCTCGAACCACGCGTCGACGTCGGATCCGTTCCTGCTCTCGCACCTGCCGTTCGATATGCGCTTCATCGCCAAGGAGGAGATCTTCAAGCTGCCGCTCCTGGGCTGGCTGATGCGGCTGGGCGGTGACATCCCCCTGCGGCGCGGCGACTCGGGCAGCGTGCGGCGCATGTTCGAGGCCTGCCGCCGCACGCTCGACGCGGGCGTGCCGGTGATGATCTTCCCCGAGGGCACGCGCTCGCCCGATGGCAAGCTGCTCCCCTTCAAGGACGGCGCCTTCCAGCTCGCCATCGACGCCCAGGCGCCACTCCTGCCGCTGGCGCTGGTGGGCACCCACGCCTGCCGCCCCAAGGGCTCGCTCTGGTTCGGGGATGCGCGCGCGGTGGTAAAGGTCCTCGAGCCGATTCCGACGGCCGGCCTCGGCCCGGATGACGTGCCCGCGCTCCGCGAGCGCTGCCGCGAGGTCATCCAGCGCGCGGCCGACGAGCTGCGCGCCGCGCTCTCCGCCGAGCCCGTGCGCCCACGCGCCCCGCTCGGGTCCCCGCGCACCGTGTGA
- a CDS encoding penicillin-insensitive murein endopeptidase: protein MPIAAVPAPTPAPQPVAVAAAPAPAPAPVAVASAPAAPAEEAKDEKADDGDDDSDDSDVAEEGESHEGADQGGGELRYTKDISDAELERLWKASPKALGSMSVGFVDAGRVVNSERMPDGKDWTVVTPEKTYGTHETIAYLEKAISAVRAAHPDAPLLRVNQIGAQDGGYLRPHKSHQSGRDVDLAFYYPTDEVVRAREREKYINVPLCWELLKSIIQNTDVQLVLLDKHVQKVIYDYALKQGEDKAWLDSLFHNGHDSLIQHARRHRDHFHVRFFNPRAQELGRRVAPLLAQQPEYNVAMHKVHSGDSLGRIALKYGTTVQAIRKANHMSNNFIRAGVTLTVPLRGACTHCPIPPAVVVPERRLSPAMLAARAPAPTPAAPVVAAAPAPVEAAPAPAASAVQVTLNPAVPTRAEVHVAAVAAPATATAATSAPSATP, encoded by the coding sequence GTGCCCATCGCTGCTGTGCCTGCGCCGACTCCGGCTCCGCAGCCGGTCGCGGTCGCTGCGGCACCTGCGCCAGCTCCGGCACCTGTGGCGGTCGCGTCTGCGCCCGCGGCTCCTGCCGAGGAAGCCAAGGACGAAAAGGCCGACGACGGTGACGACGACTCCGACGACTCGGACGTCGCCGAAGAGGGCGAGTCGCACGAGGGCGCCGACCAGGGCGGCGGTGAGCTCCGCTACACGAAAGACATCTCCGACGCCGAGCTGGAGCGGCTGTGGAAGGCGAGCCCGAAGGCCCTGGGGTCGATGTCGGTGGGCTTCGTCGACGCCGGTCGCGTCGTCAATTCGGAGCGCATGCCCGACGGGAAGGACTGGACCGTCGTCACGCCGGAGAAGACCTACGGCACGCACGAGACCATCGCGTACCTGGAGAAGGCCATCAGCGCGGTGCGCGCTGCACATCCGGACGCGCCGCTGCTTCGCGTGAACCAGATTGGCGCCCAGGACGGCGGGTATCTGCGGCCCCACAAGAGCCACCAGAGCGGCCGCGACGTCGACCTCGCGTTCTACTACCCGACCGACGAAGTGGTGCGCGCCCGCGAGCGCGAGAAGTACATCAACGTGCCGCTGTGCTGGGAGCTGCTCAAGTCGATCATCCAGAACACCGACGTGCAGTTGGTGCTCCTCGACAAGCACGTGCAGAAGGTCATCTATGACTACGCGCTCAAGCAGGGCGAAGACAAAGCCTGGCTCGACTCGCTCTTCCACAACGGCCACGACTCGCTCATCCAGCACGCGCGCCGGCACCGCGACCACTTCCACGTGCGCTTCTTCAACCCGCGCGCGCAGGAGCTGGGCCGCCGGGTGGCGCCGCTGCTCGCGCAGCAGCCCGAGTACAACGTGGCCATGCACAAGGTGCACAGCGGCGACAGCCTGGGCCGCATCGCGCTCAAGTACGGCACCACGGTGCAGGCCATCCGCAAGGCCAACCACATGAGCAACAACTTCATCCGCGCGGGCGTGACGCTCACCGTCCCGCTGCGCGGCGCGTGCACGCACTGCCCGATTCCGCCGGCGGTGGTGGTGCCCGAGCGGCGGCTCTCGCCGGCCATGCTCGCCGCGCGCGCACCTGCGCCGACTCCGGCCGCGCCCGTCGTGGCCGCGGCGCCTGCGCCCGTCGAGGCGGCGCCGGCACCCGCCGCGAGCGCTGTTCAAGTCACGCTCAACCCGGCCGTTCCGACGCGCGCAGAAGTGCACGTCGCGGCGGTTGCGGCACCGGCGACGGCGACTGCGGCTACTTCAGCTCCTTCAGCCACTCCGTAG
- a CDS encoding 50S ribosome-binding GTPase: MHAAITDPDSEVIAKLAEHEQKELVRCVVVGSVDDGKSTLIGRLLFEGNGVYEDQVAAVKRASKQGGEIDYSLFTDGLRAEREQGITIDVAHRYFSTKKRKYIIADTPGHQQYTRNMATGASTADVGVILIDARLGVLTQSRRHAYIASLLGIPRLVVAINKMDLVGFEREIFDKTVETFAKFAATLGFQEVAPIPISATAGDNVVQRSVKTPWYSGPTLMEYLETVAIGRSASSRPMRFPVQLVVRPNLDYRGFAGQLASGRLRIGDEVVALPSGQRSRVRAIDTFDGTLQEASAPQSVVVRLDSEIDLSRGELLAHAATAPTVATDLEATLVWMGDGPLDGSRELVLKHTARRVRARIAEVQGRVDLESLELVAASALEKNDIAQVRIACQRPIFADAYRDSPGTGAFILVDARSNETVAAGMIRQAHAGSSVRAPVASAERKKRYGHGGAVVRVESATRAEEVERCLFDRGCCVLRTASVVTAEELAAAGAIAVLEDETSKAETDEEILAGLERSAVFEVS; this comes from the coding sequence ATGCACGCCGCCATCACGGATCCGGACTCGGAGGTCATCGCCAAGCTGGCCGAGCACGAGCAGAAGGAGTTGGTTCGATGCGTCGTGGTCGGCTCGGTCGACGACGGGAAGTCGACGCTCATCGGACGCCTGCTCTTCGAGGGCAATGGCGTCTATGAAGATCAGGTCGCCGCGGTGAAGCGCGCGTCGAAGCAGGGCGGCGAGATCGACTATTCGCTCTTCACCGACGGGCTTCGTGCCGAGCGCGAACAGGGCATCACGATTGACGTCGCGCATCGCTACTTCTCGACGAAGAAGCGCAAGTACATCATCGCGGATACGCCCGGCCACCAGCAGTACACGCGCAACATGGCCACCGGGGCGTCGACGGCGGATGTCGGCGTGATCCTGATCGATGCGCGGCTTGGCGTGCTCACGCAGAGCCGGCGTCATGCGTACATCGCATCGCTGCTGGGGATCCCGCGGCTCGTGGTCGCCATCAACAAGATGGATCTCGTCGGGTTTGAACGCGAGATATTCGATAAGACTGTTGAGACGTTTGCCAAGTTCGCCGCGACGCTCGGGTTTCAAGAGGTCGCGCCCATCCCGATCTCGGCGACGGCGGGCGACAATGTCGTTCAACGAAGTGTGAAGACGCCCTGGTATTCCGGCCCAACCTTGATGGAGTACCTCGAGACGGTCGCCATCGGCCGCTCGGCAAGTTCGAGGCCGATGCGCTTTCCGGTGCAACTGGTCGTGCGCCCAAACCTCGACTACCGCGGCTTCGCGGGGCAGCTCGCGTCGGGCCGGTTGAGAATTGGCGACGAGGTGGTCGCGCTGCCTTCGGGACAGCGGTCCCGCGTCCGTGCGATCGACACGTTCGATGGCACGCTTCAGGAGGCGAGCGCGCCGCAGTCGGTCGTGGTCCGGTTGGATTCAGAGATTGATCTGAGCCGTGGTGAGCTCCTCGCGCATGCAGCGACGGCGCCCACGGTTGCGACGGATCTCGAGGCCACGCTGGTGTGGATGGGCGATGGGCCGCTCGACGGTTCGCGCGAGCTCGTGCTCAAGCACACCGCGCGCCGCGTGCGCGCGCGCATCGCGGAGGTGCAGGGCAGGGTGGATTTGGAGTCGCTGGAGCTCGTGGCTGCGAGCGCGCTGGAGAAGAACGACATCGCCCAGGTGCGGATCGCTTGCCAGCGGCCGATCTTCGCGGATGCGTATCGCGACTCGCCGGGAACGGGCGCGTTCATCCTCGTGGATGCGCGCAGCAATGAGACGGTCGCGGCCGGAATGATTCGTCAGGCCCATGCAGGAAGCAGCGTGCGCGCGCCGGTCGCGAGCGCCGAGCGGAAGAAGCGGTATGGCCACGGCGGCGCGGTGGTGCGGGTGGAGTCAGCAACGCGCGCAGAAGAGGTCGAGCGATGTCTCTTCGACCGCGGATGTTGCGTGTTGCGGACCGCATCGGTCGTGACGGCTGAAGAGCTCGCTGCGGCGGGGGCCATCGCAGTGCTCGAGGACGAGACCTCGAAGGCTGAGACGGACGAGGAGATCCTCGCAGGCCTCGAACGCTCGGCTGTGTTCGAGGTCTCATAG